One window of the Eucalyptus grandis isolate ANBG69807.140 chromosome 8, ASM1654582v1, whole genome shotgun sequence genome contains the following:
- the LOC120287413 gene encoding disease resistance protein RPM1-like, with protein sequence MGGLGKTTLANRVFDNQRVKTYFQSHVWITVSQSYEVEDILRDMIEQLHGEIEQPTPQGMESVNSMRLKQIVKGFLQQKRYVIVLDDVWNSKALEEGFVEKREGMTQEEVGQRYLKELINRSLVQIAKTTIDGRLESCRVHDLMHECILSKARDENFVSFASEQKVELHERVRRLSIAYTYNNSLKQLNLPTLHSLLIFESATSSSLDEQFVPSGCRLLRVLDLGDSPLHKFPQQILVIFHLKYLSLRRTKVRIIPRSIGKLQNLETLDLKQTLVSKLPVEVTKLKKLQYLLVYSYVAFTPSRPFRSITGFLAPQGIGTLVSLQKLCYVKAGGHRNKNAMQELGELCQLRRLGVMDLKKDDAKELCHSLTKMTDLRSLEVVAESEYEVIDLDFLSSPTQLLQRLYIKGCLKKLPHWLPLLNNLTNVRLKLSRLKSSPLVAFQNLPNLVELLLDNAFDGEKLVFGDRGFPKLKELRLLDLQNLRFVLMNGQAMPCLQSLSIYRCRCFYVFAEVQKRKKLRKLWISACAAVHNSRSLEFLCVFRRINLG encoded by the exons ATGGGGGGTTTAGGGAAGACCACTCTGGCAAATAGAGTCTTCGACAATCAGCGGGTAAAAACCTACTTCCAAAGCCATGTATGGATTACAGTCTCGCAGTCTTATGAGGTTGAGGATATTTTGAGGGACATGATTGAACAACTTCATGGAGAAATTGAGCAACCAACCCCACAAGGAATGGAATCCGTGAATAGCATGAGGCTCAAGCAAATAGTGAAAGGCTTTCTGCAGCAAAAGAGGTACGTCATTGTTCTAGATGATGTATGGAACTCGAAAGCACTAGAAG AAGGATTCGttgagaaaagagaaggaatgaCACAAGAGGAGGTTGGTCAAAGATATTTGAAGGAGCTTATAAACAGAAGTTTGGTGCAAATTGCAAAAACAACAATTGACGGAAGGCTAGAAAGTTGTAGGGTGCATGACTTGATGCACGAATGTATCCTTTCTAAGGCAAGggatgaaaattttgtttcatttgcATCTGAGCAGAAAGTAGAATTGCACGAAAGAGTCCGGCGTTTGTCAATCGCATACACCTACAACAATTCACTAAAACAACTAAATCTCCCTACCCTACACTCTCTGCTCATTTTTGAGTCAGCAACATCGTCTAGCTTAGATGAGCAATTTGTCCCAAGTGGCTGTCGGCTGCTGAGAGTGTTAGATCTAGGAGATTCACCTCTTCACAAGTTCCCCCAACAAATACTAGTTATATTCCACTTGAAGTATCTAAGTTTGAGAAGGACTAAAGTGCGCATCATTCCTAGATCAATTGGGAAACTCCAAAATCTCGAGACTCTAGATCTTAAACAAACGTTGGTCTCTAAGCTACCTGTGGAGGTAACCAAGCTCAAGAAACTACAGTATCTATTGGTGTATAGTTACGTAGCTTTCACACCTTCTCGACCCTTTCGTTCTATTACGGGATTTCTAGCTCCCCAAGGCATTGGAACACTGGTATCATTGCAGAAATTGTGCTATGTAAAAGCTGGAGGTCATCGGAACAAGAATGCAATGCAAGAGCTAGGAGAGTTATGTCAACTAAGGAGGCTGGGTGTAATGGACTTGAAGAAAGATGATGCAAAAGAACTATGTCACTCCCTTACGAAGATGACTGACCTTAGATCGTTAGAGGTGGTTGCAGAAAGTGAGTATGAAGTTATTGATTTGGATTTTCTATCTTCGCCAACCCAGCTCCTTCAGCGTCTATATATCAAAGGATGTCTAAAGAAGCTACCTCATTGGCTTCCTCTGCTGAACAATCTGACCAATGTGCGTTTGAAATTGAGTAGATTGAAATCAAGCCCCCTAGTTGCTTTCCAGAATTTGCCCAATCTCGTGGAGCTTCTATTGGATAACGCCTTTGACGGGGAAAAATTGGTTTTTGGAGATAGAGGGTTCCCAAAGCTCAAGGAATTACGTCTCCTCGATCTTCAAAATCTAAGATTTGTGTTAATGAATGGTCAGGCAATGCCTTGCCTTCAAAGTCTCTCAATTTACAGATGCAG ATGCTTTTATGTGTTTGCTGAAGTtcagaagagaaagaaactaAGGAAATTGTGGATTTCAGCTTGCGCTGCTGTACACAATTCCCGTTCATTAGAATTTTTGTGCGTGTTTCGAAGGATAAACCTGGGTTAG